The DNA segment GAACAGATGAGCTCGCGTCACCAGCACGAACCTCGCCGCCTCCGGGCTGGCCAGCATCACGCAGGGGCAACCCAGCAGCCGCGTCTTGAAGATCTCGCCGTACCTGCAACACGCCCCCCACTGAGCCCCATTCACCGGAAACAACCTCCAGTAACGTGTATGCGAGAGAAAGGAATTGGGACCTCTTCTCTCTGGTGTCGAAGAAGGCATTAGGATCCTGCGAGTAAAGTTGAAGGGTCTCTCCGACGTAAGGCCATCCCATGGAGCCAGGCGGGAGCTTAAGCTTGTCCTGCGACTTCTTCTTGAGCTTCCGCATGAAGAGAGAGGTTGCAATGGCCAGGAGAAGGAAGGCGTACAGAACCCCACAGGCCATTCCCACCGTCCCTTCTGTCTCTCGAGGGAGTCGTGGAGAGAGGCTTCGCAAAGGGAGCGAGAGCAGTCGAGGGTTTATGTAGAGAAAGGTTGCCATGCGCCGATGGAATTCGATTCGGGTTCGCCTCGATTAATTGCGAGTCCGATTAGACTTGACATCTCACGGACGCAACGTACTCAGATTCGGTTGTGGCTTAGCCACGATGACGTGCAGCCCGACCGGTCCAAATCATCGATGTGCCGACAACACGTGCCGAGATGGCGACGGTCGAGACTCGAGATGGTTCTAGCGTTCCTTCATGGGCCATCCGATTACCTACGGATCTATCTAAGTCAACTTTCATTATGTCACCAATAATAATAAGGGGGATTGTATGAAAAGGTCTCTTTTGCTTTTTTGTTTcctattttcaattttttttcataGTATTTTTATATCATATAATACCGAAAATATCCTTCATAATATAATGTtttgataatcatgataaaaatattataaaatttatttaaaaatattataaataataaaaaaagaaaatctaacctcaatcaaactaattataattctaaaatataatatcaaaatggtTTACAAGAAATAGTATCTAAAAAGATATAATATGATATCACTGGTAGTGTTTTTCAATCATTTTCAGCACTTTAACAAAAATATTGTAATActatataagaaaatattataaatgagtcaaaaaaaaattatccagATAGTTTAATTGTAAAAATGtagttttgaaaaattaaaataaaattataaatagtaaatagATGGTTGTAAATAGTAATTTTCAAACGAAAACATGGGCATATTTTCTGGGGAAAAAAAGCAAAAACAGGGCATTTTTAGGAAAATCGCCCTAATAATTATGATATGATCAAATCAGATGAACGGTTGAGATTATGAGAAGATAATTGAAGGCACCCATAGCTTTTCTTTCCTTCTGACTCGTGCTCTCCTCACGTCGCATCGACCACTGTAGCAGAGACAAGCTTTGCTTTCTCCGTGTTGGGCGAGGATGCTTTCGTTTCGGCGATCCTAACTTAACTTGTGGAGCAGGATTTTGAGGAGGACGTGGAAGATCTTGATGATGGTGATCAGGTGTGACGCAGCCGTCGTCGAAGTCTCAAAGATGTAGCGGTACTGTTGGGCAACAGTTGGACGTCGAGAACTGTTCCCTCTCGATGTAATGCTCGACCACACGGTGAGGTCCGGGCGGAGCTTTGACGCCGCCAACTCCTGTGCTCTCGCCGGCTCCGCCCATATGTTGACAACAGACGCAACGCAAGGGAGTACTGCAAACGAAGCGACTTGGCGACCGACAAAGCTCCGTGTGTGGCTGCCGACCACGCGACAGAGGCCATGCCCGGACTGCCATGGCATCACCTGGGCCTGGGAGAAAGCCCGAGGACAGGTTCCGATCGAGGGAAGGACGGGCGACGACTGCAGCAGCACAGTAGAAGACTGTGCATGTGCAGCATCGGCATGTCGTCGCCATCGTCTTCTTCTCCAGGCTGCGTGGGGACTAATTATTTTCTGTAAAATAAAATGTGGCTAAGGATCGACAATATACCATCAGATCatagtcattatcatcatcattgatGCAATCCATGAAAACACGTTTATCTAACAGACCCATCCCTTCGTGTTGGTGATGCTGCTCGCGATCATGCTTGATGGAGCCCTTGGGATTGAGATCTCCAGGGAAGACTTCCATTGGTCCAAATTGACGGCTTCTTTCTTGGATCTCTGGTTGGACTGCTAGCTGAGTCTACTGCGTGCGGTGGTGAATCATTGCAATCCACCATGAGCGACGAATGGATCTATTTCTCTTCTCTCTTATCATATACTTAAGCGAAGGAGAAAAGAAACCTGAGATGATGCGAGTGGAACTTGAGATGAGGACAGTCCCATGACTGGTGCAACAGCACTACATGAAGAAATATGGATATGGGGTCACAGGTCTTCAGTTGAAGTAAGTTTAGATCATCACCATGGAAGGCTGAATCAGGATCTCCATCTAGAAAGCATTAAGTTTAGATCATCACCATGGAAGGCTGAATCAGGATCTCCATCTAGAAAGCATTAATGAGCAGTGGTACTACATGCTGCACAAAGGCAATTCCATCTTCCCCAACACACAAATGCTTGCGGAGAGAAACTCTGGTTGGAAGTCTCGAAGAGGTTGGGGAAGTATATGAGTCATCTAAGCTGCTGAAAACTTGAAGTGCTCAGTAGCTATAATCTCTAACATCCTGAACTTTGAACCAATAAATCAAGCAAGCAGCTTCAGTTTTCATATGAGCATGTCATTTGACACCAACAAAGTGGACAACATTTGAATAATAATACTCTCAAACTCCCCAAAAGCTTATGACAACATTTGCATGAATTTGAAATTGGATTGAACTTAGGAAACTTGAGTTttcatgtttcttttctttttctcagaTGAATAAACATTATCTGTTCCGTAAGGACAAGCGAGTTAGTCGACATCACATCATGTCAAAGGCTACAAAACAACTGAAGTGGTAGAAGAAGAGCCCCAACTTATTCTAGTCTACGAACTCTTCTCCTCTCGGTCTGTGTCCTGAAGGACCAGATCCTCTCATTGGATTCAGCCTCCTAAATATAATAGTAAGTTCATTGTAAAAGGAAATCGACTTTGCATGAATATAAATCGTCAGTGGCTTAATGCATCAATTGGTGCTACATATAATCTATTCCAAGGAAAACATAAGTGAAACACAAGTAATTATGTCGAACACATGGTCGAGAGTGAGCTAGTCGAACAGTTTGAGGCCCTCGTCGAGGTCTTCGCAGTGCCTCACATGGCGGACCACCGCCCCCTTGTCGACGTCCTTGTGGGCCTTGCAATCGTAGCTGGGCGGCGAGTGGAAACACGGCTCCATCGACGTGCCCCGGCGGCAGGCCTGGTTCCGATCCGCCGGCCTCGGGATGATCCACGGCTTCAGTCCCCCGAGCCCCTGCGCCACGTACCCGAAGGTCGAGCACGCGGTGGTCACCAGCACGTCGCTGAAGCTGAGTAGGTTGATCTCCGCCCACGCCTTGATGTTGTGGTTCTGGTGGTCCGTGTGCTGCTGCTCCTCGTGGCTCGGCTGGTACACGCCGATGACCTCGCCCGTGGCCGTCGAGTGCTCGTAGTACATGTTCCGGAGTTTGTCGAAGTAGCCGGAGTACAAGGTGGTCACCAGGACAGCCTTCTCTCTTGCATCCTTTGCGGGCACGCCGGGCTCCTCGAGATTGACGGCCGGCAGCAGGTTCTCTTTTCTCGAACAATTGATGATCTGGTTGAGCATGGTGTCGAAAGAGACAGGCGCGTGCTGGAAGACCCTGATCTGAATGCCCACCATCTCATAAGCCTTCGCTAGATAGACCTGGTAATACCTCGTGACGTAGCCCCACACCACATTGGTCGGGTGGAGAAGGTATCGGCCCAGGTGATGGAAGACGGTCTCCCTCTCCGGGAACAGCCGCCGCAGCTCCTCCTCGTACTCCTCCACCAGAAACAGCGACGGCACGAAGTAGTTGTCCGACTTCAGCAGCAGCCACGGCAGCTTCCGGAGCATCTGCTGAGCGTCTTCGCAGAAGAATATCTTGTCCAACGCGCTGTAATCGTGGGTCAGGTGGAGGTAAACGTAAGCCGGCAGTGTAAGGTTGGCAGCAAATCTCATGTCGTTCTTGATGACCCCACTTTGGAGCATGTTGCCGTAGCTCTGCGGAGTTCTGACCTCGAAGCTCTCCAGCTTCTCCACCGGGAAATCCTTCGGCAGAGTCCACGAGGTCTCAGGGAACGGCTCGCAGAGGAGGTCGGCGAGGTCCTCGGGGACATGGACCAGCAGAACCTTGTCGTTGAG comes from the Musa acuminata AAA Group cultivar baxijiao chromosome BXJ2-8, Cavendish_Baxijiao_AAA, whole genome shotgun sequence genome and includes:
- the LOC135619758 gene encoding galactoside 2-alpha-L-fucosyltransferase-like, whose product is MGMKRSRIGYGKMEIAEDSEAEMESSNSSRNWTLCVVLACMIYLPLLVLLVGAYRKPSLEWLRSVGFTAETGLRSESSSSPVPEPVKDKLLGGLLAPGFDESSCLSRYQSVLYRKASPYTPTPYLVDRLRKYEALHKKCGPNTELYNKSIEQLKSGRSTGPSECNYVVWIPYNGFGNRVLTIVSAFLYSLLNDKVLLVHVPEDLADLLCEPFPETSWTLPKDFPVEKLESFEVRTPQSYGNMLQSGVIKNDMRFAANLTLPAYVYLHLTHDYSALDKIFFCEDAQQMLRKLPWLLLKSDNYFVPSLFLVEEYEEELRRLFPERETVFHHLGRYLLHPTNVVWGYVTRYYQVYLAKAYEMVGIQIRVFQHAPVSFDTMLNQIINCSRKENLLPAVNLEEPGVPAKDAREKAVLVTTLYSGYFDKLRNMYYEHSTATGEVIGVYQPSHEEQQHTDHQNHNIKAWAEINLLSFSDVLVTTACSTFGYVAQGLGGLKPWIIPRPADRNQACRRGTSMEPCFHSPPSYDCKAHKDVDKGAVVRHVRHCEDLDEGLKLFD